A region of Dioscorea cayenensis subsp. rotundata cultivar TDr96_F1 chromosome 5, TDr96_F1_v2_PseudoChromosome.rev07_lg8_w22 25.fasta, whole genome shotgun sequence DNA encodes the following proteins:
- the LOC120259985 gene encoding uncharacterized protein LOC120259985: protein MAEPRRTLSDYERPQFTGEEFSVHAPTVPANNFEIKASTIGMVQNSIQFDGLADEDPHAHLSRFLQICSTFKINSVSADAIRLRLFPFSLRGAAYRWLTSLAPGSITTWKEMVEKFLASYFPPSKAARLRQEISAFRQGDSETLFEAHERFKDLLRKCPHHGFSSWMRIQMLYNGLNYATKQLIDAAAGGSLSSKTPEDAEILIENMASNECHWSTRQKPPKEAGIYEINDNTVLAGKVEALTKRFDQFVLASDAPIETVDYVGGAPRGPRNPYGNTYNPRWRNHPNFSWGQQQQHWPSQPQGLPPQPLQQPEKKFTTEDVLARFMINTEAKFVNINNQFAEVNTILRNVQASIQSLENQVGQLARANSERPPGSLPSNTKNNPREHLKAVTLRSGKQVEARAEEGSSTKHNGVAAREDPKSSESEIEGVKEKQDEGTIQLPTPRIPEYKPVTPYPARLRQDKDEAQFKKFLNVFKQLHINIPLVEALTQMPKYAKFMKDLLTNKRKLEELETVALPRNCSTMIQRKLPEKLTDPGSFIIPCVIGEGMQEKSLSRLWG from the exons ATGGCAGAACCAAGGCGCACCTTGTCTGATTATGAAAGACCTCAGTTTACTGGTGAGGAATTCAGTGTGCATGCTCCCACCGTGCCtgctaataactttgaaatcaaagcaagcacaattgggATGGTCCAAAATTCCATACAATTTGATGGGTTGGCTGATGAAGACCCGCATGCTCATTTGTCtcgcttcctccaaatttgttccaccttcaaGATTAACTCAGTGTCCGCTGATGcgataagattgagattattccctTTCAGTCTAAGGGGAGCAGCATATAGATGGCTCACTTCATTGGCTCCGGGATCGATCACCacatggaaggaaatggtggaaAAATTTCTTGCTAGctatttcccaccaagcaaagcCGCTAGATTGAGACAAGAGATTTCTGCATTCCGACAAGGGGACTCCGAGACACTCTTTGAGgcacatgagagattcaaggatctcctacgcAAGTGTCCCCATCATGGCTTTTCCTCGTGGATGAGGATCCAGATGCTTTACAATGGCCTGAATTATGCAACCAAACAGCTCATCGATGCTGCAGCAGGGGGGTCATTGAGTAGTAAAACCCCTGAGGATGCTGAAAtcttgattgaaaacatggcaaGTAATGAGTGTCATTGGTCTACTAGGCAAAAACCCCCTAAGGAAGCTggaatttatgagataaatgaCAACACTGTGCTAGCCGGCAAGGTTGAGGCCCTAACAAAGAGATTCGATCAGTTTGTGTTGG CCTCAGATGCCCCAATTGagacagttgattatgttgggggagCTCCCAGAGGCCCGCGGAATCCTTATGGAAACACATATAATCCgaggtggaggaatcacccaaatttttcttgggGTCAACAACAGCAACATTGGCCCTCGCAGCCACAGGGACTTCCACCTCAACCTCTTCAGCAGCCCGAGAAGAAgttcactactgaagatgtgTTAGCAAGGTTTATGATCAATACCGAGgcaaaatttgtgaacatcaaCAACCAATTCGCTGAAGTAAACACTATTTTGAGGAATGTTCAAGCCTCCATTCAATCATTGGAAAACCAGGTGGGGCAACTTGCTAGGGCAAACTCGGAGCGACCGCCGGGTAGCTTACCTAGTAACACTAAAAATAATCCAAGGGAGCATTTGAAAGCCGTCACTCTCAGAAGTGGGAAGCAGGTTGAAGCACGAGCCGAGGAGGGCTCAAGCACTAAACATAATGGGGTAGCCGCACGGGAAGACCCTAAGTCATCTGAGAGTGAAATTGAAGGGGTAaaggaaaaacaagatgaaggaACCATTCAACTACCAACACCAAGGATACCTGAGTACAAGCCGGTGACCCCCTATCCGGCTAGGCTGAGGCAAGATAAGGACGAggctcaattcaagaaattcctaaatgtattcaagcagttgcacataaaTATCCCTCTTGTTGAAGCGTTAACTCAgatgcccaagtatgcaaagtttatgAAAGACCTGCTGactaataagagaaaattggaggaattaGAAACAGTTGCACTACCACGGAACTGCTCTACAATGATTCAGAGGAAGCTCCCTGAGAAATTGACTGATCCCGggagtttcattattccatgtgtgATTGGGGAAGGCATGCAAGAAAAAAGCCTTAGCAGACTctggggctag